The genomic segment ATGACGGGCGGATTTTTCTCCGAAGTAGAATATCTCCTCGATCATCTCCTTTTCATCGCCCTGGAGCATCCCCGCCTCGTGGCTCTCCTTGAGCATCAATTCGAGCTCCTCCCTCGTCACGAACGGGTTTTTCTTTGTCCTCCCCCTCGTGAAGATCCTGGTGATCCCCATCCCCAGGAGGGAGGCCGAGAGCACCAGCGGGAAGAGGGCATAGTAGGCAACCCTGAGCGGCCTGGCGAAGGTGAGGCAGAGCCTGTTTGCATACTGCCTCCCGTAGGCCATCGGCACTATCTGGCCCACGATGAGCACGAGGGGCCAGTAGAAGATGAGGGAGAATATGTTCTCGGTATTGAGCGGCGCATAGCGGGATATGAGGTTGTTGAGGACGCAGGAACCGACGACCACCGACAGGTTGTACCCGACGAGGGTGGTGGCGAGGAGGTTCCTGGGTTCTTCCAGGAACCACTGCACGATGCGGGCCCGTCGTTCGCCCATCTCGGCCTTGTGGCGCACCTTGATGCGGTTGCAGGAGATGACCGCCATCTCCGCCCCTGCAAAAAAGGCTTGGAGTATCATGCAGACAAGGATAATGGGGAGGACATTCAGGATCATTTTTGCCCCCCTCTGCTCACGATGATTTCCCGGATGCGGCTCTTCTCGGCGGCCGAGATGATGAACTGGAGGTCGCCGTACGAGAAGCGATACCCCTCAGGCGGAATTATGCCTATCCGGCTCACGAGGAAGCCGCCGATCGTGGCGCTGTGCTGGTCTTTGAGCGAACTGCCGAGCAGTTGGTTGAACGCTCCGAGCTCCATGCGGGCATTGACCCTGAAGCTGCGCTCATCCAGCTTCTGATAGAGGGGGGCGGTGTCGCCCTTATCGCTGATCTCGCCGATGATCTCTTCGAGCAGGTCCTCGAGCGTGACGAGGCCCGACACCCCTCCGTACTCATCCACCACGATGGCGAGGTGCGTTTTCCTCCGCTTGAACTCCCGCAGGAGGGACGCGGCAGTTTTTGTCTCGGGGACAAAGTACGCGGGCCTGAGTATCGAGGTGAGGTCCGCCCCTGGCAACAGGCCTATGGCGCGCAGGAGGTCCTTGGCGTAGAGGATGCCGACAATATTGTCCAGCGCTTTGTCATAGATGGGGATGCGGGAGTACTCTCGTGTCCTGATCGCCTGTTCGATCTCGCGCAGGGGGTGCCTGAGGTCGAATGCCACGATCTCTTTGCGGGGCCTCATGATCGCTCCCACGCGCCTGCTGGCGAAATCGAAGACCCCCTGAATCATCTCCTTCTCCTGTGGACCCACGACCCCCTCGCGGGAGCCGATCCTGATCGCTGTTTTGATCTCGTCTTCAGTAATGGCCGTTTCTGTCGGTGGGATTGTGGGAGTGAAGAGAGAAGTGATTTTGTCCGAAACGATGCGCACGATGCGCCGGACGGGATACTCAATTGTTCCGATCGCATTGATGATCGGGGCGACGAAAGGGGCAAAGCGCATGTTGCATCGAATGGCGATGGTCTTCGGAGTGACCTCTCCGACCACGAGAATGGCGAAGGTCATGATGATGATCGCATAGAGGGTGCCCTCGGTGCCCGGGATAAGGGATCTCATCAGT from the Candidatus Auribacterota bacterium genome contains:
- a CDS encoding hemolysin family protein, producing MNRYILFHILGIFILLCFSFFFSCAETTLFSLSSFQVKKLQRGHPSRGGLIATLLANPRRLLISILIGNMFVNILSSTLGESLMRSLIPGTEGTLYAIIIMTFAILVVGEVTPKTIAIRCNMRFAPFVAPIINAIGTIEYPVRRIVRIVSDKITSLFTPTIPPTETAITEDEIKTAIRIGSREGVVGPQEKEMIQGVFDFASRRVGAIMRPRKEIVAFDLRHPLREIEQAIRTREYSRIPIYDKALDNIVGILYAKDLLRAIGLLPGADLTSILRPAYFVPETKTAASLLREFKRRKTHLAIVVDEYGGVSGLVTLEDLLEEIIGEISDKGDTAPLYQKLDERSFRVNARMELGAFNQLLGSSLKDQHSATIGGFLVSRIGIIPPEGYRFSYGDLQFIISAAEKSRIREIIVSRGGQK